From a single Apium graveolens cultivar Ventura chromosome 2, ASM990537v1, whole genome shotgun sequence genomic region:
- the LOC141706967 gene encoding kinesin-like protein KIN-4C isoform X3 translates to METSETKDCVRVAVNIRPLVTGELAVGCTDCISVPPGEPQVQIGSHSFTFDYVFGSSGKHSSRIYEECVAPLVDALCQGYNGTVLAYGQTGSGKTYTMGTNYNGEGQNDGVIPHVMETIFSRVEAAKESTEFLIRVSFIEIFKEEVYDLLDPNPVPFAKGEAKPAGPARVPIHIRETANGGITLAGVTEAEVRTKEEMASFLLRGSFCRATGSTNMNSKSSRSHAIFTISMEQKRLSSSAGGDMPDANGDILCAKLHLVDLAGSERAKRTGADGLRLREGIHINKGLLALGNVISALGDEKKRKEGGHVPYRDSKLTRLLQDSLGGNSKTVMIACVSPADTNAEETLNTLKYANRARNIQNKAIVNRDPVAAQMHRMQNQIEQLQAELLYVRGDAGTPFEEIQMLKHKISLLEASNGELQRELQERRMSCEHLAKRAIDAQVEKDKLIMKLESARSGKSWEEIDTDSIQDIGLVKNYVKKIQELENEVLQLQNSTNISKHNEQDYLELDAVGFATKNILFAESDMVAADIEGEAEVGVKELEHSSIQEKLDMELKELDKKLEEKEAEMKRFAGVDTSVLKLHYEKKVLDLEQEKKTLQKEIEQLRCNLSNISSTSDDSTQKLKENYLQKLTSLETQVAELKKKQDAQAQLLRQKQKSDEAAKRLQDDIQRIKTQKVQLQQKIKQESEQFRLWKASREKEVLQLKKEGRRNEYEMHKLLALNQRQKMVLQRKTEEASMATKRLKELLESRKASSRGPYGDASRNGPGIQALMHAIEHEIEVTKRVHEVRSEYERQMAERAKMAKEVAELKEEAQTLKRSTISDCPQAMSPGARNSRIYALENMLSTTSKTLVSMASQLSEAEERERAFNGSGRWNQVRSLPDAKTILNFLFNIASSARCSLWDKEVNCREKDCEIRDLKEKVVHLIRQLEMQKAEFIHQEKLWKSALKKPIKLNESNSGMSTQNSDELHAYDLRMKGSRKSMLYNGGGNFVELLEVEDMDTSESEHSNCEVDDDVDWKYSSLDEGDESGWAHAEAKGRRRKTKRKMSKPGRHSVAQSNLNYSDDPETMEMMPAVEQDTILQKMLDASCCSCSKWSFCKTAKCECRAAGGNCGISCGCNPNKCSNREVKIKDLGAQSQLEVLEGTGNVSSVDEKERSRAPPQLELLEGTEISAGTKDPAAKRKPLSDIGNTKVSSDAPKPEQRKKWRKPPTYKVVPNAQLSSQTECPEVLKNPQSTAAESDVPLKLPRAMRSMSSDTTLKENNSDQPKDPVTSKEVETLVPRSSGQQAKPADDKENDH, encoded by the exons ATGGAGACATCGGAGACGAAGGATTGTGTGAGAGTTGCGGTGAATATTAGGCCTCTCGTAACAGGTGAACTAGCTGTCGGTTGTACCGATTGCATTTCTGTTCCTCCCGGTGAACCGCAG GTTCAAATAGGATCTCATTCGTTCACATTTGATTATGTTTTTGGAAGCTCGGGGAAACATTCCTCACGAATTTATGAGGAATGTGTTGCTCCCCTTGTTGATGCACTTTGTCAGGGATACAATGGCACTGTTCTTGCGTATGGCCAG ACGGGATCAGGAAAAACATACACGATGGGGACAAATTATAATGGCGAAGGGCAGAATGACGGGGTTATTCCTCATGTGATGGAAACAATTTTTTCAAGAGTGGAAGCAGCTAAAGAATCCACAGAATTTTTGATTAGAGTATCGTTTATTGAG ATATTTAAGGAGGAGGTATATGATCTGCTAGATCCAAATCCAGTACCTTTCGCTAAAGGTGAAGCAAAGCCTGCTGGTCCGGCCAGAGTTCCGATTCATATCAGAGAAACTGCAAATGGAGGAATAACACTTGCTGGAGTAACTGAGGCTGAAGTCAGGACGAAGGAAGAAATGGCTTCTTTTCTCTTGCGTGGTTCTTTTTGTCGTGCTACTGGGAGCACAAATATGAATAGCAAATCCAG TCGATCGCATGCAATATTTACAATTTCAATGGAGCAAAAGAGGCTTTCTTCTTCAGCTGGCGGAGATATGCCTGATGCCAATGGGGATATTTTATGTGCGAAACTCCATTTAGTTGACCTTGCTGGTTCTGAAAGAGCGAAGCGAACTGGGGCAGATGGGTTGCGTTTACGAGAAG GAATTCATATAAACAAGGGTCTACTTGCTCTCGGTAATGTTATAAGTGCTTTGGGTGATGAGAAGAAGCGTAAAGAAGGAGGACATGTTCCGTACCGAGATAGCAAATTAACTCGTCTGTTGCAG GACTCTCTTGGGGGAAACAGCAAAACCGTCATGATAG CTTGTGTAAGTCCTGCAGACACAAATGCAGAGGAGACACTGAATACTTTAAAATATGCAAATCGAGCCCGTAACATCCAAAACAAAGCTATT GTCAACCGTGATCCAGTTGCAGCACAGATGCATAGAATGCAGAATCAAATTGAGCAATTGCAGGCTGAGCTCCTTTATGTTCGTGGAGATGCTGGTACACCATTTGAGGAAATCCAG ATGTTAAAGCACAAGATCTCTTTGCTCGAGGCAAGTAATGGAGAGCTACAGAGGGAGCTTCAAGAACGAAGGATGAGCTGTGAGCATCTTGCAAAACGAGCTATTGATGCTCAG GTAGAAAAAGATAAGCTAATCATGAAACTTGAATCAGCTCGAAGCGGTAAATCTTGGGAGGAGATTGACACTGATTCAATTCAA GATATCGGGCTTGTTAAAAATTATGTTAAAAAGATCCAAGAACTGGAAAATGAAGTGCTTCAACTACAAAACTCGACGAATATTTCAAAACACAATGAACAGGATTACCTTGAATTGGATGCTGTTGGGTTTGCTACAAAAAATATATTGTTTGCTGAATCTGATATGGTAGCTGCAGATATTGAAG GTGAAGCTGAAGTTGGAGTAAAAGAACTAGAACATTCTAGTATTCAGGAAAAACTGGATATGGAGCTTAAAGAGTTGGACAAGAAACTTGAAGAGAAAGAG GCTGAAATGAAGCGGTTTGCGGGTGTTGATACATCAGTTCTTAAACTACATTATGAGAAGAAAGTTCTGGACTTGGAACAAGAAAAGAAAACTCTGCAG AAAGAGATCGAACAACTGAGGTGTAatctttcaaatatatcatccaCATCTGATGACAGTACTCAAAAGCTGAAAGAAAATTATCTTCAAAAGTTAACTAGTCTCGAAACACAG GTTGCTGAATTGAAGAAGAAACAGGATGCTCAAGCACAGCTGTTAAGGCAAAAGCAGAAGAGTGATGAGGCTGCAAAACGTTTACAGGATGACATCCAGAGGATTAAGACCCAAAAG GTTCAACTGCAACAAAAGATCAAGCAAGAATCTGAACAGTTCAGACTGTGGAAGGCTTCACGTGAAAAAGAAGTTCTTCAG CTTAAGAAAGAGGGACGGAGGAACGAGTATGAGATGCATAAGCTATTAGCTTTGAATCAAAGGCAGAAAATG GTTCTGCAAAGGAAGACAGAAGAAGCATCCATGGCTACAAAACGATTGAAAGAGCTATTAGAATCTCGAAAGGCTTCATCACGTGGACCATATG GCGATGCAAGTCGCAATGGTCCTGGCATTCAG GCATTGATGCATGCAATTGAGCACGAGATTGAAGTGACTAAACGAGTACATGAAGTGCGTTCCGAGTATGAGCGTCAAATGGCAGA GAGGGCTAAAATGGCTAAGGAGGTGGCAGAACTGAAGGAAGAAGCACAAACTCTTAAGCGAAGTACAATCAG TGATTGTCCTCAGGCAATGTCACCTGGTGCCAGAAATTCAAGGATCTACGCTCTTGAGAACATGCTCTCAACAACATCGAAAACCCTTGTCTCTATGGCATCTCAATTATCGGAAGCTGAAGAGCGAGAACGGGCCTTTAATGGCTCTGGCAGATGGAATCAAGTTCGATCCCTTCCTGATGCAAAGACAATTTTGAACTTTCTATTTAACATAGCATCCTCCGCAAG GTGCTCATTATGGGATAAAGAAGTAAACTGCAGAGAGAAGGATTGCGAAATCAGAGATCTGAAGGAAAAAGTGGTACATCTAATTAGGCAACTGGAAATGCAGAAAGCAGAATTTATTCATCAAGAAAAGTTGTGG AAATCTGCTCTGAAGAAACCTATTAAGCTAAATGAATCAAACTCTGGGATGTCCACACAAAATAGTGACGAATTACATGCATATGACTTGCGGATGAAG GGATCTCGGAAGTCAATGCTATACAATGGTGGGGGAAACTTTGTTGAGTTACTGGAAGTGGAAGACATGGATACTTCTGAGTCGGAGCATTCTAACTGTGAAgttgatgatgatgttgactgGAAATACTCTAGTTTAGATGAAGGGGATGAGAGTGGTTGGGCTCATGCTGAAGCGAAAGGGAGAAGACGCAAAACAAAGAGAAAAATGTCTAAACCTGGAAGACATTCAGTTGCACAGTCAAATTTAAATTATTCTGATGACCCAGAGACAATGGAAATGATGCCTGCAGTTGAGCAAGATACTATATTGCAAAAAATGTTAGATGCGAGCTGTTGTTCATGTAGCAAATGGTCCTTTTGCAAGACAGCTAAATGTGAGTGTCGAGCTGCGGGGGGTAATTGTGGTATTTCATGTGGCTGTAATCCTAATAAGTGCAGCAATAGGGAAGTTAAGATCAAGGATTTGGGTGCTCAGTCTCAATTAGAAGTGCTTGAAGGCACGGGAAATGTTTCAAGCGTTGATGAAAAAGAGAGAAGCCGTGCTCCGCCTCAGTTAGAACTGCTTGAAGGCACAG AAATTTCAGCTGGGACTAAGGACCCTGCAGCGAAGAGAAAACCACTATCTGACATTGGGAACACAAAG GTATCCTCAGATGCGCCTAAGCCTGAACAGAGGAAGAAATGGCGAAAACCACCAACTTATAAAGTAGTTCCAAATGCTCAACTTTCTTCGCAAACAGAGTGTCCTGAAGTTCTTAAAAATCCACAGAGCACTGCAGCCGAATCTGATGTTCCTCTGAAATTACCAAGAGCTATGAGATCTATGTCTTCAGATACCACCTTAAAAGAAAATAACTCTGACCAGCCCAAAGATCCTGTCACTAGCAAGGAGGTTGAAACTCTTGTTCCAAGAAGTTCGGGCCAACAAGCAAAACCAGCAGATGACAAGGAAAATGACCATTAA
- the LOC141706967 gene encoding kinesin-like protein KIN-4C isoform X1, translating into METSETKDCVRVAVNIRPLVTGELAVGCTDCISVPPGEPQVQIGSHSFTFDYVFGSSGKHSSRIYEECVAPLVDALCQGYNGTVLAYGQTGSGKTYTMGTNYNGEGQNDGVIPHVMETIFSRVEAAKESTEFLIRVSFIEIFKEEVYDLLDPNPVPFAKGEAKPAGPARVPIHIRETANGGITLAGVTEAEVRTKEEMASFLLRGSFCRATGSTNMNSKSSRSHAIFTISMEQKRLSSSAGGDMPDANGDILCAKLHLVDLAGSERAKRTGADGLRLREGIHINKGLLALGNVISALGDEKKRKEGGHVPYRDSKLTRLLQDSLGGNSKTVMIACVSPADTNAEETLNTLKYANRARNIQNKAIVNRDPVAAQMHRMQNQIEQLQAELLYVRGDAGTPFEEIQMLKHKISLLEASNGELQRELQERRMSCEHLAKRAIDAQVEKDKLIMKLESARSGKSWEEIDTDSIQDIGLVKNYVKKIQELENEVLQLQNSTNISKHNEQDYLELDAVGFATKNILFAESDMVAADIEGEAEVGVKELEHSSIQEKLDMELKELDKKLEEKEAEMKRFAGVDTSVLKLHYEKKVLDLEQEKKTLQKEIEQLRCNLSNISSTSDDSTQKLKENYLQKLTSLETQVAELKKKQDAQAQLLRQKQKSDEAAKRLQDDIQRIKTQKVQLQQKIKQESEQFRLWKASREKEVLQLKKEGRRNEYEMHKLLALNQRQKMVLQRKTEEASMATKRLKELLESRKASSRGPYGDASRNGPGIQALMHAIEHEIEVTKRVHEVRSEYERQMAERAKMAKEVAELKEEAQTLKRSTISDCPQAMSPGARNSRIYALENMLSTTSKTLVSMASQLSEAEERERAFNGSGRWNQVRSLPDAKTILNFLFNIASSARCSLWDKEVNCREKDCEIRDLKEKVVHLIRQLEMQKAEFIHQEKLWKSALKKPIKLNESNSGMSTQNSDELHAYDLRMKGSRKSMLYNGGGNFVELLEVEDMDTSESEHSNCEVDDDVDWKYSSLDEGDESGWAHAEAKGRRRKTKRKMSKPGRHSVAQSNLNYSDDPETMEMMPAVEQDTILQKMLDASCCSCSKWSFCKTAKCECRAAGGNCGISCGCNPNKCSNREVKIKDLGAQSQLEVLEGTGNVSSVDEKERSRAPPQLELLEGTGNVSSSDEIERSRSLVSHGAMLLNTALSEISAGTKDPAAKRKPLSDIGNTKVSSDAPKPEQRKKWRKPPTYKVVPNAQLSSQTECPEVLKNPQSTAAESDVPLKLPRAMRSMSSDTTLKENNSDQPKDPVTSKEVETLVPRSSGQQAKPADDKENDH; encoded by the exons ATGGAGACATCGGAGACGAAGGATTGTGTGAGAGTTGCGGTGAATATTAGGCCTCTCGTAACAGGTGAACTAGCTGTCGGTTGTACCGATTGCATTTCTGTTCCTCCCGGTGAACCGCAG GTTCAAATAGGATCTCATTCGTTCACATTTGATTATGTTTTTGGAAGCTCGGGGAAACATTCCTCACGAATTTATGAGGAATGTGTTGCTCCCCTTGTTGATGCACTTTGTCAGGGATACAATGGCACTGTTCTTGCGTATGGCCAG ACGGGATCAGGAAAAACATACACGATGGGGACAAATTATAATGGCGAAGGGCAGAATGACGGGGTTATTCCTCATGTGATGGAAACAATTTTTTCAAGAGTGGAAGCAGCTAAAGAATCCACAGAATTTTTGATTAGAGTATCGTTTATTGAG ATATTTAAGGAGGAGGTATATGATCTGCTAGATCCAAATCCAGTACCTTTCGCTAAAGGTGAAGCAAAGCCTGCTGGTCCGGCCAGAGTTCCGATTCATATCAGAGAAACTGCAAATGGAGGAATAACACTTGCTGGAGTAACTGAGGCTGAAGTCAGGACGAAGGAAGAAATGGCTTCTTTTCTCTTGCGTGGTTCTTTTTGTCGTGCTACTGGGAGCACAAATATGAATAGCAAATCCAG TCGATCGCATGCAATATTTACAATTTCAATGGAGCAAAAGAGGCTTTCTTCTTCAGCTGGCGGAGATATGCCTGATGCCAATGGGGATATTTTATGTGCGAAACTCCATTTAGTTGACCTTGCTGGTTCTGAAAGAGCGAAGCGAACTGGGGCAGATGGGTTGCGTTTACGAGAAG GAATTCATATAAACAAGGGTCTACTTGCTCTCGGTAATGTTATAAGTGCTTTGGGTGATGAGAAGAAGCGTAAAGAAGGAGGACATGTTCCGTACCGAGATAGCAAATTAACTCGTCTGTTGCAG GACTCTCTTGGGGGAAACAGCAAAACCGTCATGATAG CTTGTGTAAGTCCTGCAGACACAAATGCAGAGGAGACACTGAATACTTTAAAATATGCAAATCGAGCCCGTAACATCCAAAACAAAGCTATT GTCAACCGTGATCCAGTTGCAGCACAGATGCATAGAATGCAGAATCAAATTGAGCAATTGCAGGCTGAGCTCCTTTATGTTCGTGGAGATGCTGGTACACCATTTGAGGAAATCCAG ATGTTAAAGCACAAGATCTCTTTGCTCGAGGCAAGTAATGGAGAGCTACAGAGGGAGCTTCAAGAACGAAGGATGAGCTGTGAGCATCTTGCAAAACGAGCTATTGATGCTCAG GTAGAAAAAGATAAGCTAATCATGAAACTTGAATCAGCTCGAAGCGGTAAATCTTGGGAGGAGATTGACACTGATTCAATTCAA GATATCGGGCTTGTTAAAAATTATGTTAAAAAGATCCAAGAACTGGAAAATGAAGTGCTTCAACTACAAAACTCGACGAATATTTCAAAACACAATGAACAGGATTACCTTGAATTGGATGCTGTTGGGTTTGCTACAAAAAATATATTGTTTGCTGAATCTGATATGGTAGCTGCAGATATTGAAG GTGAAGCTGAAGTTGGAGTAAAAGAACTAGAACATTCTAGTATTCAGGAAAAACTGGATATGGAGCTTAAAGAGTTGGACAAGAAACTTGAAGAGAAAGAG GCTGAAATGAAGCGGTTTGCGGGTGTTGATACATCAGTTCTTAAACTACATTATGAGAAGAAAGTTCTGGACTTGGAACAAGAAAAGAAAACTCTGCAG AAAGAGATCGAACAACTGAGGTGTAatctttcaaatatatcatccaCATCTGATGACAGTACTCAAAAGCTGAAAGAAAATTATCTTCAAAAGTTAACTAGTCTCGAAACACAG GTTGCTGAATTGAAGAAGAAACAGGATGCTCAAGCACAGCTGTTAAGGCAAAAGCAGAAGAGTGATGAGGCTGCAAAACGTTTACAGGATGACATCCAGAGGATTAAGACCCAAAAG GTTCAACTGCAACAAAAGATCAAGCAAGAATCTGAACAGTTCAGACTGTGGAAGGCTTCACGTGAAAAAGAAGTTCTTCAG CTTAAGAAAGAGGGACGGAGGAACGAGTATGAGATGCATAAGCTATTAGCTTTGAATCAAAGGCAGAAAATG GTTCTGCAAAGGAAGACAGAAGAAGCATCCATGGCTACAAAACGATTGAAAGAGCTATTAGAATCTCGAAAGGCTTCATCACGTGGACCATATG GCGATGCAAGTCGCAATGGTCCTGGCATTCAG GCATTGATGCATGCAATTGAGCACGAGATTGAAGTGACTAAACGAGTACATGAAGTGCGTTCCGAGTATGAGCGTCAAATGGCAGA GAGGGCTAAAATGGCTAAGGAGGTGGCAGAACTGAAGGAAGAAGCACAAACTCTTAAGCGAAGTACAATCAG TGATTGTCCTCAGGCAATGTCACCTGGTGCCAGAAATTCAAGGATCTACGCTCTTGAGAACATGCTCTCAACAACATCGAAAACCCTTGTCTCTATGGCATCTCAATTATCGGAAGCTGAAGAGCGAGAACGGGCCTTTAATGGCTCTGGCAGATGGAATCAAGTTCGATCCCTTCCTGATGCAAAGACAATTTTGAACTTTCTATTTAACATAGCATCCTCCGCAAG GTGCTCATTATGGGATAAAGAAGTAAACTGCAGAGAGAAGGATTGCGAAATCAGAGATCTGAAGGAAAAAGTGGTACATCTAATTAGGCAACTGGAAATGCAGAAAGCAGAATTTATTCATCAAGAAAAGTTGTGG AAATCTGCTCTGAAGAAACCTATTAAGCTAAATGAATCAAACTCTGGGATGTCCACACAAAATAGTGACGAATTACATGCATATGACTTGCGGATGAAG GGATCTCGGAAGTCAATGCTATACAATGGTGGGGGAAACTTTGTTGAGTTACTGGAAGTGGAAGACATGGATACTTCTGAGTCGGAGCATTCTAACTGTGAAgttgatgatgatgttgactgGAAATACTCTAGTTTAGATGAAGGGGATGAGAGTGGTTGGGCTCATGCTGAAGCGAAAGGGAGAAGACGCAAAACAAAGAGAAAAATGTCTAAACCTGGAAGACATTCAGTTGCACAGTCAAATTTAAATTATTCTGATGACCCAGAGACAATGGAAATGATGCCTGCAGTTGAGCAAGATACTATATTGCAAAAAATGTTAGATGCGAGCTGTTGTTCATGTAGCAAATGGTCCTTTTGCAAGACAGCTAAATGTGAGTGTCGAGCTGCGGGGGGTAATTGTGGTATTTCATGTGGCTGTAATCCTAATAAGTGCAGCAATAGGGAAGTTAAGATCAAGGATTTGGGTGCTCAGTCTCAATTAGAAGTGCTTGAAGGCACGGGAAATGTTTCAAGCGTTGATGAAAAAGAGAGAAGCCGTGCTCCGCCTCAGTTAGAACTGCTTGAAGGCACAGGTAATGTCTCAAGCTCTGATGAAATAGAGAGAAGCCGCAGTCTTGTTTCTCATGGTGCAATGTTACTTAATACAGCACTTTCAGAAATTTCAGCTGGGACTAAGGACCCTGCAGCGAAGAGAAAACCACTATCTGACATTGGGAACACAAAG GTATCCTCAGATGCGCCTAAGCCTGAACAGAGGAAGAAATGGCGAAAACCACCAACTTATAAAGTAGTTCCAAATGCTCAACTTTCTTCGCAAACAGAGTGTCCTGAAGTTCTTAAAAATCCACAGAGCACTGCAGCCGAATCTGATGTTCCTCTGAAATTACCAAGAGCTATGAGATCTATGTCTTCAGATACCACCTTAAAAGAAAATAACTCTGACCAGCCCAAAGATCCTGTCACTAGCAAGGAGGTTGAAACTCTTGTTCCAAGAAGTTCGGGCCAACAAGCAAAACCAGCAGATGACAAGGAAAATGACCATTAA